One window from the genome of Rhodopirellula halodulae encodes:
- a CDS encoding IS1096 element passenger TnpR family protein: MPNQPTKTQARYLSFIHAYTEAAGEPPSMQDVADALEVSTASVSGMFKTLEKNGLIERKDGEARSVEVLVNPASLPKWRKAIHVSLQFWTPKDAPQTLIDQRADEIIARRKTERRRAKNLAKWKERMTSDIYRFKITLIHSTPTIWRQIETTDVDMETFHSHIQTAMGWTNSHLHQFKIKDRTYCSSKFLEYDDGNSEAYDNMLISDLVRQFGNKLKLRYEYDFGDGWEHEIKLEKILRDNREPRETFPRCTAGEHACPPEDCGGVWGYINLLDALADPNHKQHEDMMEWIGPVDPYEFDLAERTSAMRIGLPSW; the protein is encoded by the coding sequence ATGCCCAACCAGCCAACCAAGACTCAAGCGAGATACCTATCGTTCATCCATGCCTATACCGAAGCGGCGGGCGAACCGCCTTCAATGCAAGATGTGGCGGATGCATTGGAGGTCTCCACGGCCTCGGTTAGCGGCATGTTCAAGACGCTCGAAAAGAATGGTCTGATTGAGCGAAAGGACGGTGAAGCTAGATCCGTTGAAGTACTGGTGAATCCGGCTTCACTTCCCAAATGGAGGAAAGCGATACACGTCAGCTTGCAATTTTGGACACCGAAAGACGCTCCCCAAACACTCATCGACCAACGAGCGGATGAAATCATCGCAAGACGCAAAACGGAGCGACGCCGAGCCAAAAATTTGGCCAAGTGGAAAGAGCGCATGACGTCCGACATCTATCGTTTCAAAATCACATTGATTCATTCGACTCCGACGATTTGGCGGCAGATCGAAACGACGGACGTGGACATGGAAACATTCCATTCACATATCCAAACCGCGATGGGTTGGACCAATTCGCACCTGCACCAGTTCAAGATCAAGGATCGAACGTATTGTTCTTCCAAGTTTTTGGAGTACGACGACGGCAACAGCGAAGCCTACGACAATATGCTGATCAGCGACTTGGTGCGTCAGTTCGGCAACAAGCTCAAACTACGCTACGAATACGACTTCGGCGACGGTTGGGAGCATGAGATCAAGCTAGAAAAAATTCTCCGCGACAACCGCGAACCGCGTGAGACATTCCCCCGCTGCACGGCAGGGGAACATGCCTGTCCGCCCGAAGATTGCGGTGGCGTGTGGGGATACATCAATCTGCTTGATGCCCTCGCTGATCCAAACCACAAACAACACGAGGACATGATGGAATGGATCGGACCGGTCGACCCTTACGAGTTTGACCTTGCCGAGAGAACCAGCGCGATGCGGATTGGACTGCCGAGTTGGTAG
- a CDS encoding endo-1,4-beta-xylanase: MNREQATFVGCAAVSLLAIALSFSLVLASCAFAQTPNATNPDQPATGTTIVPMAGFRLDVRPGAGGLRRNGNLVVVDSPVAQEEAWALQIQCPPIDATVAKEDAFCVSFDARALPPTDGNGTLHVSMAVNDPWDAIDEKNGFRTFDVPPTWHPFRVCFRAKQNYAAKRVYASIQCAAKAQRIEIRDLQLIAFGNVPEASLPFTKLLYPGENEDAWRAEAERSIERHRKRNLTVRVMDATGKPIPNARVRIQQQRQAYAFGTFVGDTPIQAGKDAEKFRQQTTRWFNRVTVPRYWADWGTDRPSGVVRADSIAQWASEEELELKTHVLLYPQFIPDRVKQLSNQPTRFREELESALDSALERTSEMPIAVWDGLNELRDVSLVGDVLGEDYYADVFQRGQNAQPNARWFINEYGLMTGGVKRDEFLQTYLQQIQSILDRGGPIEGIGLQCHFQSDLISMPDAWKVLNELSRFQLPIEITEFDVDTRDEATQAQFTRDFLTLVFAHPVTTGFTTWGFWEGDMWRPNGAMIRTDWSLKPNAAVWEEMIFDKWWTDQTIQTDNDGTAMARVFLGTHRVEAETQNVVRFQTIHVDSDDTVTLQIGVDHE; this comes from the coding sequence ATGAATCGTGAGCAAGCGACGTTCGTGGGCTGCGCCGCGGTGAGTTTGCTCGCGATCGCTCTGTCGTTTTCGTTGGTCTTGGCTTCATGTGCCTTCGCACAAACACCCAACGCAACCAATCCCGACCAACCCGCCACCGGAACCACAATCGTTCCGATGGCGGGTTTTCGTTTGGACGTTCGTCCCGGTGCCGGCGGTCTGCGTCGCAATGGAAACCTGGTCGTCGTCGACTCGCCCGTCGCGCAAGAGGAAGCCTGGGCGTTGCAGATTCAGTGCCCGCCGATTGATGCAACCGTTGCCAAAGAAGACGCCTTCTGCGTTTCGTTTGATGCCCGCGCATTGCCACCGACCGACGGCAACGGCACGCTGCACGTTTCGATGGCGGTCAACGATCCGTGGGATGCCATTGACGAAAAAAACGGCTTTCGAACCTTCGATGTCCCACCGACTTGGCATCCGTTTCGGGTTTGCTTTCGAGCCAAGCAGAATTACGCCGCCAAACGTGTGTACGCCTCCATCCAGTGCGCGGCGAAGGCTCAACGAATCGAGATTCGTGACTTGCAATTGATCGCGTTTGGCAACGTTCCCGAGGCCAGTCTGCCCTTCACCAAGCTTCTCTACCCTGGCGAGAACGAGGACGCTTGGCGCGCGGAAGCGGAACGCAGCATCGAACGTCATCGCAAACGAAACCTCACTGTTCGAGTCATGGACGCGACCGGCAAGCCGATCCCAAATGCTCGAGTGCGAATCCAACAGCAACGTCAAGCTTACGCGTTCGGAACGTTCGTCGGTGATACCCCCATTCAAGCCGGTAAGGATGCGGAAAAATTTCGCCAGCAAACCACGCGATGGTTCAACCGAGTCACCGTGCCACGTTATTGGGCCGATTGGGGAACCGACCGTCCGTCTGGTGTGGTTCGAGCGGACTCCATCGCTCAGTGGGCCAGTGAAGAAGAACTGGAGCTCAAGACCCACGTGCTGCTCTACCCACAATTCATTCCCGATCGAGTCAAACAACTCTCCAATCAACCCACGCGATTTCGCGAGGAACTCGAGTCGGCGCTGGACTCAGCTCTCGAGCGTACGAGTGAAATGCCAATCGCTGTTTGGGATGGGCTGAACGAACTTCGTGATGTGTCTCTGGTCGGCGACGTTCTAGGCGAAGACTACTACGCTGATGTGTTCCAACGCGGCCAAAACGCCCAGCCCAACGCCAGATGGTTCATCAATGAATACGGACTGATGACCGGCGGAGTGAAGCGTGACGAGTTTCTGCAAACTTACCTGCAACAGATCCAATCGATCCTCGATCGGGGCGGCCCCATCGAAGGCATCGGCCTGCAGTGCCATTTTCAATCCGACTTGATTTCGATGCCGGACGCCTGGAAAGTCCTCAACGAGCTTTCGCGTTTTCAATTGCCGATTGAGATCACCGAGTTCGATGTCGACACGCGCGACGAGGCCACTCAAGCCCAATTCACTCGCGATTTTTTAACGCTCGTGTTCGCCCATCCCGTCACGACAGGATTCACGACGTGGGGTTTTTGGGAAGGCGACATGTGGCGCCCCAACGGTGCCATGATCCGTACGGACTGGAGTCTCAAACCCAATGCGGCAGTTTGGGAGGAGATGATCTTTGACAAATGGTGGACCGACCAAACCATTCAAACGGACAATGATGGAACGGCGATGGCACGAGTCTTCCTTGGCACCCATCGCGTGGAAGCCGAAACGCAAAACGTCGTCCGGTTTCAAACCATCCACGTCGACTCCGACGATACAGTGACGCTTCAAATCGGAGTCGACCATGAGTGA
- the ispD gene encoding 2-C-methyl-D-erythritol 4-phosphate cytidylyltransferase codes for MTRSGSIAVIMPAAGSGQRFGSQSNKLFATLDGKPLWQHAVDRFEVRGDVGLLVLAVSADDEAIFREQISELNCNLPIRLVRGGATRSESVQAGLDEVLRFTNEPGDRAKPPTIDRVAIHDAARPLVRQSDLDRVFAEAASSGAALLVAPVSGTLKRDTGSGSQTVDRRNMYVALTPQVFAIDVIRQAYARDRGRMATDDAQLVERTGHPVQLVTGSADNLKITYPEDLRIAEAILNECRSEFV; via the coding sequence ATGACACGCTCGGGATCCATCGCCGTGATCATGCCCGCCGCCGGCAGCGGGCAACGCTTCGGCAGCCAATCCAACAAGCTCTTTGCGACCTTGGACGGCAAACCGCTCTGGCAACACGCGGTGGATCGCTTTGAAGTGCGAGGCGATGTTGGACTGCTGGTTCTCGCTGTCTCCGCCGACGACGAAGCGATTTTTCGCGAACAGATCAGCGAGCTGAACTGCAACCTGCCCATCCGATTGGTCCGCGGCGGTGCGACTCGCAGCGAAAGCGTTCAAGCCGGCTTGGACGAAGTACTTCGTTTTACAAACGAACCTGGCGACCGGGCGAAACCTCCCACCATCGACCGAGTCGCCATCCACGACGCTGCTCGCCCACTCGTCCGGCAAAGCGATTTGGATCGCGTCTTTGCCGAAGCCGCCTCATCCGGGGCGGCGTTGTTGGTGGCCCCCGTCTCCGGCACGTTGAAACGAGACACCGGATCGGGCAGCCAAACCGTTGACCGGCGAAACATGTACGTCGCGCTGACCCCCCAGGTTTTCGCGATCGACGTCATTCGTCAAGCTTATGCACGGGACCGTGGACGCATGGCGACTGACGACGCGCAGTTGGTCGAGCGAACCGGACACCCCGTTCAACTTGTCACAGGTTCTGCTGACAATTTGAAAATCACCTACCCCGAAGACCTCCGCATCGCGGAGGCCATCCTGAACGAGTGCCGAAGCGAATTCGTATGA
- a CDS encoding Gfo/Idh/MocA family protein, translated as MSLNAPLNRKLRMGIVGGGLGSFIGRVHTVAAGLDNRSELVAGAFSSNPERSRQSAPGYGVDESRAYGSYEAMLDAESRLPEDQRIDFVSVTTPNHTHFEIAKAAVEAGFNVVCDKPMTFDLDQAEQLLKTVENSDVVFALTHNYTGYPLVRQAREMILGGELGEINAIRAQYIQGWLRDKLEDDEQKQASWRTDPSKSGAAGAFGDIATHAYNLGRFMTGVLPETVSCSLKSFVEGRKLDDYGTAVIRYDNGALGTVTASQISHGRENDVEIEIDGTKGSLKWRQENPNELIFRQNGKPHQIYTRDPNAPYTHPIAAASCRLPSGHPEAFFEAFANVYAAAFDDMAKRAEGETIDRAKSLYPSVHDGVEGMYFIQQCVASSQDNAAWLPLKHPVARV; from the coding sequence ATGTCGCTCAATGCTCCCCTGAATCGAAAACTCCGCATGGGAATCGTCGGCGGAGGCCTGGGATCATTCATTGGCCGCGTCCACACCGTTGCCGCTGGACTGGACAACCGCAGTGAATTGGTCGCGGGTGCTTTCTCAAGCAACCCCGAACGTAGCCGCCAATCCGCACCGGGTTACGGAGTGGATGAATCGCGAGCTTACGGCAGCTACGAAGCCATGTTGGACGCCGAATCGCGTCTGCCAGAAGATCAACGCATCGACTTTGTCAGCGTCACCACGCCCAATCACACGCACTTTGAAATCGCCAAGGCCGCTGTCGAAGCCGGCTTCAACGTGGTCTGCGACAAACCCATGACGTTCGACTTGGATCAAGCCGAACAATTGCTGAAGACGGTTGAAAACTCCGATGTCGTCTTCGCTCTGACACACAACTACACCGGTTACCCGTTGGTTCGCCAAGCTCGCGAAATGATCCTGGGCGGCGAATTGGGCGAGATCAACGCGATCCGAGCCCAATACATCCAAGGCTGGCTCCGCGACAAGCTGGAAGACGATGAGCAGAAGCAAGCTTCCTGGCGAACCGACCCATCCAAAAGCGGTGCTGCGGGTGCCTTCGGAGACATCGCCACGCACGCTTATAACCTCGGTCGATTCATGACCGGCGTGTTGCCAGAAACGGTCAGTTGCAGCCTGAAGTCGTTCGTCGAAGGTCGCAAACTGGACGACTATGGCACCGCTGTGATTCGCTACGACAACGGTGCACTGGGAACCGTGACCGCATCGCAGATCAGCCACGGTCGCGAAAACGATGTGGAAATCGAGATCGATGGCACCAAGGGTTCGCTGAAATGGCGACAAGAAAACCCGAATGAGCTGATCTTCCGCCAGAACGGAAAACCACATCAGATCTACACTCGCGACCCGAACGCTCCTTACACCCACCCGATCGCGGCCGCTTCGTGCCGCTTGCCATCGGGCCACCCGGAAGCGTTCTTCGAGGCATTCGCCAACGTCTACGCGGCGGCGTTCGACGACATGGCCAAACGTGCCGAAGGTGAAACGATCGATCGTGCCAAGTCGCTTTACCCTAGCGTTCACGACGGCGTGGAAGGCATGTACTTCATCCAACAGTGCGTCGCCAGCAGCCAAGACAATGCGGCTTGGTTGCCACTGAAGCACCCCGTCGCTCGCGTTTAA
- the tyrS gene encoding tyrosine--tRNA ligase — protein MTSSTATNPLIEDLRWRGLLNQTTDENGIAELLNSGPQTIYIGFDPTATSLHVGGMMQLMMLRRFQRAGHNPIALVGGATGMIGDPSGKSEERNLLSADQLQKNVEGVAAQMRHFLDFEGDHAAKLLNNFDWMKDYSYLEFLRDVGKNFPVGAMMGKESVRSRLESEAGLSYTEFSYMLLQAYDFVNLAKTHDCRIQAGGSDQWGNITAGIDLGRRMLGKQLFGITAPLLTTSDGRKMGKTESGAVWLDPERTSPYAFYQYWVNVADDDVMRCLAYLTEIERSEYEELEETTKNDPGRRTAQKRLAQWLTELVHGESGLQSAKRATEILFGGELGDTTDDQLREIFADVPSCDVPRSALEGEGLWIVEALQTAKLCNSGGDARRSLSEGGVYVNNNRVEDVQKRLTEDDLDGRTVFVLRRGKRKYALLKIQG, from the coding sequence ATGACCTCCTCGACCGCCACCAATCCCCTGATTGAAGATCTCCGTTGGCGTGGTTTGCTGAATCAAACCACCGATGAAAACGGCATCGCCGAATTGCTCAACTCCGGCCCGCAAACGATCTACATCGGGTTTGACCCGACGGCGACCTCGCTGCACGTCGGCGGGATGATGCAGTTGATGATGCTGCGTCGCTTCCAACGTGCAGGACATAATCCGATCGCTTTGGTCGGTGGCGCAACGGGCATGATTGGCGACCCCAGCGGCAAAAGCGAAGAACGCAACTTGCTCTCGGCCGATCAACTGCAAAAGAACGTCGAAGGTGTCGCCGCCCAAATGCGTCACTTCTTGGACTTCGAAGGCGACCACGCGGCAAAACTGCTGAACAACTTCGACTGGATGAAGGATTACTCCTACCTCGAATTCCTTCGTGACGTTGGCAAGAACTTTCCCGTCGGTGCAATGATGGGCAAAGAATCCGTTCGCAGTCGCTTGGAAAGCGAAGCGGGTTTGAGCTACACCGAATTCAGCTACATGCTGCTGCAGGCCTACGACTTCGTGAACCTGGCCAAGACCCATGATTGCCGCATTCAAGCCGGAGGCAGCGACCAATGGGGCAACATCACCGCCGGAATCGATTTGGGCCGCCGCATGCTGGGCAAGCAATTGTTCGGCATCACCGCGCCGCTGCTGACAACCAGCGACGGTCGCAAGATGGGCAAAACCGAATCGGGTGCGGTGTGGTTGGATCCAGAACGAACCAGCCCCTACGCGTTCTACCAGTACTGGGTCAACGTCGCCGATGACGACGTGATGCGTTGCCTCGCGTACCTGACCGAAATCGAACGATCGGAATACGAGGAACTGGAAGAAACGACCAAGAACGACCCGGGACGTCGAACGGCTCAAAAACGTTTGGCCCAGTGGTTGACTGAATTGGTCCACGGAGAAAGTGGATTGCAATCGGCTAAGCGCGCCACCGAAATCCTATTCGGCGGCGAGCTTGGCGACACCACGGACGATCAACTTCGCGAGATCTTTGCGGATGTTCCGTCTTGCGATGTTCCACGATCGGCTCTCGAAGGCGAAGGCCTTTGGATCGTCGAAGCCTTGCAAACTGCGAAGCTTTGCAACAGCGGCGGCGATGCCCGACGGTCTCTGTCGGAAGGTGGCGTCTACGTCAACAACAATCGCGTGGAAGACGTGCAGAAACGATTGACCGAAGACGATCTCGACGGACGCACCGTGTTTGTGCTGCGTCGAGGCAAACGCAAATATGCGTTGCTAAAGATTCAAGGCTGA
- a CDS encoding DUF7133 domain-containing protein: MSAGRFHLIALTLVVGAWFVGWDTRSFAAEAEWIWASGTAADQSIPNGETCWFRKSLNLRHRGEAIVEIAADDAYEVHVNGRKVGEGESYRQMQEFNISDYLEPGRNVVAVRVQNQQGNTAALVARVSIRPETGDKWFTFSTDDSWKTNLQEVPLWNTAAYNDGGWQPASVFGRLGETAPWDREPSVAVETAKENSERFQIQRGFGVQRLINDEQVGSVIAMAFDEFGHVLLSQEAGPLLIVTDQDEDGIPEEVATYCDEVESVQGILPLNGEVFVTGNGPDGSALYRLIDNNRDGKLETVKTVVKFSGDGGEHGPHGLRLGPDGMIYVSVGSYVKPVGKTGNGETLQDIYEGDLLPRYEDPGGHGRGVRAPGGTVIRTDIEGKVIERIAGGFRNAYDLVFHPEGNLFIHDADMEADVETPWYRPTALMDVTEAGEFGWRTGWAKWPEYYLDRLPNVLDTGRGSPTGIECYEHHMFPVRYHNSLFMADWSEGRILNVRLKPSGSGYQADSEVFLKGQPLNVTDLAVGPDGALYFCTGGRGTAGGVYRVVYQGKIPDAMKQLGSGIAAAVRQPQLDSAWARQSIAAIRRELGADWDQQLAGVAYSDENPPSYRIRAMNLMQMYGPVPSDDLLIELSKTESEPVRRRAAIQLGLNPSSRAKARLEEMLGDSDLRVRRAVCEAMLRSGQIPEDPQPLIALLADEDRTLAYVARQVLQRIPAVKWKETVILHEDTRTALVGMLALVAADTNKATGLLVLKRSSNMMKGFLSDKDFVDMLRLCQVTLHRCQIKANDVPWLSRQIAEEFPAGDSRMNHELIRLASYLQGESLVPRAIEYLESDAPEMDRVLVAMCLQRIDRQWSARERFALLKFYEGVAARDSEGSLPMYMVGVTRDFARHLSEDDIQAILDEGSRWRNSALGALFQLKRPIDEATAEKLRTLDDELSEETKVDDVHRRLRTGIIAMLASSSDDASAAHLRKIWRTEPQRRAVVAMALAQNPDGENWDYLVRSLNVLDGPAANEVVTRLQGVPIATDDPMALRSLVLMGLRAEKEGTNFEPVERLLEHWTGMQRPEGVKRSMAPWQRWYAKTFPDRPVAELPREDESRWDFEQLMTHLESKEGEAGDAHAGAEVFARAQCASCHRAGNQGTVIGPDLTSVARRFTKREIMESILYPSHVVSDQYASKKVLTLDGEVYVGMVSKAGSELQIRDANNQVTTLSEAEVDLIQPSRSSIMPSGLLDELSLQDITDLMAFLNESRRVQVATRPE; the protein is encoded by the coding sequence ATGTCTGCTGGACGATTCCATTTGATCGCGTTGACGCTTGTCGTCGGTGCTTGGTTTGTAGGTTGGGATACCCGATCCTTCGCCGCGGAGGCGGAATGGATTTGGGCATCGGGCACGGCAGCCGACCAATCGATCCCAAACGGCGAAACATGCTGGTTTCGCAAGTCGCTGAACCTGCGGCATCGCGGCGAAGCGATCGTCGAAATCGCGGCCGACGACGCCTACGAAGTGCACGTCAACGGACGCAAAGTCGGTGAAGGCGAGTCTTACCGGCAGATGCAGGAGTTCAACATCAGCGACTATCTCGAACCGGGACGCAACGTCGTCGCTGTTCGGGTGCAAAATCAACAAGGCAACACCGCGGCTTTGGTGGCTCGTGTTTCCATTCGTCCCGAAACCGGTGACAAGTGGTTCACATTCAGCACCGATGACAGTTGGAAAACCAACCTGCAAGAAGTGCCCCTTTGGAACACAGCCGCTTACAACGACGGTGGATGGCAACCCGCATCGGTCTTCGGGCGGCTGGGCGAAACCGCTCCGTGGGACCGCGAACCCAGCGTGGCGGTCGAAACCGCGAAAGAGAATTCTGAACGTTTTCAAATCCAGCGTGGTTTCGGCGTTCAACGTTTGATCAACGATGAGCAGGTCGGCTCGGTCATCGCGATGGCCTTTGACGAATTCGGCCATGTTTTGCTTTCGCAAGAAGCCGGCCCGTTGTTGATCGTGACGGACCAAGACGAAGACGGTATCCCCGAAGAGGTCGCGACTTACTGCGACGAAGTCGAATCCGTGCAGGGTATTCTGCCGCTCAATGGCGAAGTCTTTGTCACCGGCAACGGACCCGACGGATCCGCCCTGTATCGACTGATCGACAACAATCGCGACGGAAAACTCGAAACGGTCAAAACCGTGGTGAAATTCAGCGGTGATGGCGGGGAACACGGGCCTCACGGTTTGCGTTTGGGACCCGACGGAATGATCTATGTCTCGGTTGGCAGCTACGTCAAACCGGTTGGCAAGACCGGCAACGGTGAAACTCTGCAAGATATCTATGAAGGCGATTTGCTGCCTCGCTATGAAGATCCGGGCGGGCACGGTCGAGGCGTTCGGGCTCCCGGAGGCACGGTCATCCGAACCGATATCGAAGGCAAGGTGATTGAGCGAATCGCAGGTGGTTTCCGCAACGCTTATGACTTGGTGTTCCATCCGGAAGGCAATCTGTTCATCCACGACGCTGACATGGAAGCCGATGTGGAAACGCCCTGGTACCGTCCCACCGCGTTGATGGACGTGACGGAAGCCGGCGAATTCGGTTGGCGAACCGGTTGGGCGAAATGGCCCGAGTATTACCTGGATCGTTTGCCAAACGTGCTGGACACCGGTCGTGGTAGCCCGACGGGAATCGAATGCTACGAACACCACATGTTCCCGGTCCGCTATCACAACAGCCTGTTCATGGCGGATTGGTCCGAAGGACGCATCTTGAATGTACGTCTGAAGCCATCCGGCAGTGGATACCAAGCTGACAGCGAAGTGTTCTTGAAAGGGCAGCCGTTGAACGTCACCGACTTGGCCGTCGGCCCGGATGGTGCGTTGTATTTCTGCACCGGAGGTCGAGGCACGGCCGGAGGTGTTTATCGCGTCGTCTATCAAGGAAAAATCCCTGACGCCATGAAGCAACTCGGCAGTGGCATTGCCGCCGCCGTTCGCCAGCCTCAGTTGGATTCCGCTTGGGCGCGACAAAGCATCGCTGCGATCCGACGTGAGTTGGGAGCAGACTGGGATCAACAACTGGCCGGTGTCGCCTACAGCGATGAAAACCCACCGTCGTATCGCATCCGCGCGATGAACTTGATGCAGATGTATGGCCCGGTTCCCAGCGATGATTTGCTGATCGAACTCTCCAAAACAGAAAGTGAACCTGTGCGTCGTCGCGCGGCCATTCAACTTGGTCTGAATCCATCGTCGCGGGCCAAGGCTCGTTTGGAAGAAATGCTTGGCGATAGCGATTTGCGTGTCCGCCGTGCAGTATGCGAGGCGATGTTGCGAAGTGGCCAAATCCCTGAAGATCCACAACCATTGATCGCATTGCTCGCTGACGAAGACCGCACGCTGGCCTACGTGGCTCGTCAGGTTCTGCAGCGGATCCCAGCGGTCAAATGGAAAGAAACCGTCATCTTGCACGAGGACACTCGCACCGCATTGGTCGGGATGTTGGCGTTGGTCGCGGCGGACACGAACAAAGCCACAGGACTGTTGGTTCTGAAGCGTTCCAGCAACATGATGAAGGGCTTTCTCAGCGACAAAGATTTCGTCGATATGCTGCGGTTGTGCCAGGTGACGCTTCACCGATGTCAAATCAAGGCCAATGACGTGCCATGGTTGTCACGTCAAATTGCCGAAGAGTTCCCAGCCGGCGATTCGCGAATGAATCATGAATTGATTCGTTTGGCGAGTTACCTGCAGGGGGAATCGCTCGTTCCTCGTGCCATCGAGTATTTGGAAAGCGATGCGCCGGAGATGGATCGTGTTTTGGTGGCGATGTGTTTGCAACGAATCGATCGTCAATGGTCGGCTCGTGAACGATTCGCGTTGCTGAAGTTCTACGAAGGCGTGGCGGCTCGCGACAGCGAAGGCTCTCTGCCGATGTACATGGTGGGAGTGACCCGCGATTTTGCTCGTCACCTTTCCGAAGATGACATCCAAGCGATCTTGGACGAAGGCAGTCGTTGGCGCAACTCGGCCTTGGGTGCATTGTTCCAACTGAAGCGTCCGATCGACGAGGCCACGGCGGAAAAACTACGAACCTTGGATGACGAGCTCAGCGAAGAAACGAAAGTCGACGACGTGCACCGTCGTTTGCGAACAGGCATCATCGCGATGTTGGCTTCCTCATCGGACGATGCCTCCGCGGCCCACCTGCGAAAAATCTGGCGAACCGAACCGCAACGCCGGGCCGTGGTGGCCATGGCGCTCGCTCAGAATCCTGATGGAGAGAATTGGGATTACTTGGTCCGCAGCTTGAACGTATTGGATGGTCCAGCCGCCAATGAAGTCGTGACGCGGCTTCAGGGTGTGCCCATCGCAACGGACGATCCAATGGCTTTGCGTTCGCTCGTGCTGATGGGGCTGCGTGCGGAGAAAGAAGGGACCAACTTTGAGCCCGTGGAACGTTTGCTGGAACACTGGACCGGCATGCAGCGTCCGGAAGGCGTGAAGCGGTCCATGGCGCCATGGCAGCGTTGGTATGCGAAGACATTCCCCGACCGTCCAGTAGCCGAATTGCCTCGCGAAGACGAGTCTCGCTGGGACTTCGAGCAGTTGATGACTCACTTGGAAAGCAAAGAAGGCGAAGCGGGCGACGCACATGCCGGAGCCGAGGTGTTTGCACGGGCTCAATGTGCGAGCTGCCACCGGGCTGGCAATCAAGGCACTGTGATCGGACCAGATCTGACCAGCGTTGCTCGACGCTTCACCAAACGTGAGATCATGGAGTCCATTTTGTATCCATCCCATGTCGTCAGTGACCAATACGCCAGCAAGAAAGTGTTGACGTTGGACGGTGAGGTTTATGTGGGCATGGTCAGCAAAGCTGGGAGCGAGCTGCAAATTCGCGATGCGAACAATCAAGTCACCACGCTGTCGGAAGCCGAAGTGGACCTGATTCAACCAAGCCGTTCCAGCATCATGCCCAGTGGCTTGCTCGACGAACTGTCGCTGCAAGATATCACGGACTTGATGGCTTTCCTGAACGAGTCGCGACGCGTCCAAGTCGCGACCCGTCCTGAGTGA
- a CDS encoding DUF2585 family protein, whose protein sequence is MAILLSAMGRRFWCECGSWVPWSWDIWTSHNSQHLIDPYFFSHVLHGVLFCFALRLVPRWDSSTRFVIAVLLEVGWEILENSPLIIQRYRESTMAVGYTGDSIANSITDVVACTLGFLFATHYSWKASIGLLLATEVLMLVTIRDSLLLNIVMLVTPIPAIQQWQTG, encoded by the coding sequence ATGGCGATTTTGCTGTCGGCGATGGGGCGGCGATTTTGGTGTGAATGCGGTTCGTGGGTTCCCTGGTCGTGGGACATTTGGACCTCCCACAATTCCCAGCACCTGATTGATCCGTACTTCTTTTCGCACGTGCTGCACGGGGTGCTGTTTTGTTTCGCACTCCGGTTGGTGCCGCGGTGGGATTCCTCGACTCGATTTGTGATCGCGGTGTTGTTGGAGGTGGGATGGGAGATCTTGGAAAACTCACCCCTCATCATTCAGCGCTACCGCGAGTCGACCATGGCGGTCGGCTACACCGGTGATTCCATCGCCAACTCGATCACGGACGTGGTCGCCTGCACGCTCGGTTTTTTGTTCGCCACGCATTATTCCTGGAAGGCATCGATCGGTTTGCTGTTGGCCACGGAGGTTCTGATGCTGGTCACGATTCGGGACAGTTTGCTGTTGAACATTGTGATGCTGGTCACGCCGATCCCCGCGATTCAGCAGTGGCAGACGGGGTGA